In the genome of Dermatobacter hominis, the window ATGCCCTCGTTGCAGGCGAGCACGTACCCGCCGTCGGTGCCCCACGGGTTGCCGTCGGCGGCCTTGGCGCACGGCTCCCACATCACCGCCTGCGACTGGCACGCGGTCACCACCAGCGCGGTGATCGTGATGGCGACGGCTGCTGCGATCGTTCGACGCATGGATGCTCCCCAGAACCCTCCCGGACGACCCCCGCAGCCGCCCGCGTCAGGGCGAACGGTACGTGAACGCCGGGTGGCGTGAAAGTCCGCGGCGGCGGAGTTCACCCGGCCGACACACGAGCGGACGGGGACGTCGACCGCCCGCGCGCGGCGGCCCACGGTGGGCGCGACCGCGGGCGGCTCGCGCCCCACCCACGGTCGAGCTCGATGAGGTCAGCGGACCCAGGTGCGGAACCCGAGGTCGGTGTCGGCGAAGAACGACAGCGCGCTCGACCCGGCCGTCGTGGTCCAGACCGCGCCGCCCGGATACGGGTCGTCGTCGTTGGCGACCAGGCCGAACCCGACGTGGCAGCCCGTCCTCGTCAGGATCACGATCGCGTACTGGGTCCCGGCCGTGACCGGCGCCGGCGTGGACAGCGGCACGTCGGCCCACTCGCCGGACGGCGGGCCCTGCAGGTCACCGCTGCCGATCTCGGTCCCGCTCGGCGCGTGCGCGCCGTTGACCGTCTGGATGCTGAGCGCCACCGCCACCTCGGTCGCGGGGCCCTGCGGCGAGCCGGGGTCGAAGGGGCCGGTCACGCGCAGCGAGACGCGGTCCATCGTCCCGGTGCGCCCGGCGGTGAACGTCTGCACGCGGAGCAGGTCGTGCGGGCAGGACATGAACCACGTGCTGGTGGCCGGTGCCTCGGACCGCTGGTCGATCGTGCTGCCCGGACCGGGCGGGGCGGTGCACGCGGCGAGGGCCAGTGCGGCGGCGACGAGCGTGGTGGGGACGACGTGGCGGTTCATCGGACCTCCCGGAGGTGGTCGCCGTCATGGTCCCGCCGGCGGCGTGGACCGATGCTAGACCCCGCCCCGCCGTCTGCGCCCGGGGAGCTCAGCGCTCGTCGACGTGGACCGCCGTCGCCACGACCTGCACCTGCCGGTACTCCTGGACCTCGCCCCCGAGGTCGACGGTCGCGGTGCGTGCCGGCGCGCCGGCCCAGCCGCCGACCTCGAAGCGGAAGGCGCCGGGCTCGCAGACGAAGTCGAAGCTGTCGTCGAAGAACGCCAGCCGCGTCGGGTGCACCGTGAACGTGATGCGCCGCGACTCGCCGACCGGCAGCGGCACGCGGGCGAAGCCCACCAGCTGCCGGTCGGGCCGGGCCACGGAGGCCGACTCGTCGTGGGCGAAGAGGGGGACCACCTCGACGCCGGGCCGCGACCCGGTGTTGGTCACGGTGACCGTGGCCGTCGTGGGCTCGGTCGTGCTGCCCGCCTCGACCACGAGGTCGGACCAGCCGACGGTGGTCGTCGACAGCCCGAACCCGAAGGGGTGCAGCGGCGAGGTCGGCGAGTCGGTGTAGTCGCCCCAGAACGCGCTCGAGCCGCCACCGGCGCGGTGGTTGTAGTGGACCGGGAGCTGCCCGACGTGGCGGGGGAGGCTGACCGGCAGGCGACCGGCCGGCGGCTCGACGCCGAGGACCACGTCGGCGATCGCGGCGCCGCCCTCCTGGCCCGGCACCCAGGCGAGCAGCGTGGCGGCGCTCGCCTCCTCGACCCGGGCGAGCGTGTGGACCCGGCCGGACACGACCACGGTGATGACGGGGGTCCCGGTCGCCGCGAGCGCCTCGACCAGCTCCTCCTGCACGCCGGTCAGCGCCAGGTCGACCGCGTCGCGCGCCTCGCCGACCGTCGCGTCGGGCACCAACCCCGACCGCCCCCCGACGCAGCACACCACGACGTCGGCCGACGCCGCGGCGGCCACCGCCGCGTCGAAGCCGGACCGGTCGTCGCCGGTGGTCGCGCAGCCCCGCTCGTGGACGACCGTCGCGCCGGTCCCCTCGAGCGCGGCGGCGATGCCGGCGAGCGGGGTCACCGACTCGGGGTAGTGAGGGCCCGGGGCGAAGGCGCCGCCGGCCTGCGGGAGCAGCCCGCCGTCGTCGGTCGTACCGCCGTAGATGATCTCGAGGTGGGTCGGGTAGTGGTAGTCGCCCTGCAGCAGCCGGACGTCGTCGGCCGCGGGACCGATGACGGCGATCGTGCGGCCCGACAGCGAGGCCGGATCCACGGGCACGGTCCCGTCGTTCGTCAGCAGCACGATCGACTCGACCGCCGCCCGCCGGGCGAGCGCCCGCCCGGTCGGGGTGCCGAACGCGGCCGGCGCGACGTCGGAGTCGACGAACGGGTCCTCGAACAGCCCGAGCGCCACCTTCTGCGCCAGCACGCGCCGGACGGCGGCGTCGACGATCTGCTCGGGCACGATTCCCGCCTCGACGAGCGGCGGCAGCTCGGCGTAGCAGTCGAGCGCCGGCAGCTCGACGTCCATCCCCGCCAGCAGCGCCTTGGCCGCGGCGACGCCCTTGGTCGGCGCGATACGGTGGAACGTGCGCAGGAGGTCGACCGCGAAGTAGTCGGCCACGACGGTGCCGGTGAACTCGAGCTCCCCGCGCAGCAGCTCGATGAGGATCATCGCCGAGCCGGCGCACGGCAGCCCGTCGACCGACGAGTAGGAGTTCATGACCGAGCTCAGGCCGGCGTCGCGGATGGCGGCGGCGAACGGCTCGGCGAACACCTCGCGCAGCTCGCGGGAGCCCAGCTGCACCGGGCCGTGGTTGCGCCCGCCCTCGGGCAGCCCGTAGCCGAGGAAGTGCTTGCCGGTGGCGATGACGCCGTCGCGAGCGCGCGGCTGCAGCGTCGGCTGGTCGTCCGCGTCTGCCTCCACCGCACCGGGGCGCCGCAGCTCGGCGCTGCCCTGGAGCCCGATCACGTACGCGACGCCGAGCTCTCCGGCCAGCACGGGGTCCTCGCCGTAGGTCTCCTCGACGCGACCCCAGCGGGGGTCGCGGGCGATGTCGAGCACGGGGGCGAGGCTCTGGCGCGCGCCGACGGCGACCATCTCGGTGCGGATGTGGTCGGCGACCTCGTGCAGCAGCTCGCGGTCCCAGGTCGCGCCGAGGCCGATGCCCTGCGGGAACTGCACGGCATCGCGGGCGCAGAAGCCGGCGACCGACTCCTCGTGGATGATCGCCGGGATGCCCAGCCGGGTCTCCTCGACGAGGAACCGCTGGATCTCGTTGGCGAACACCGCGAGGCCCTGCGGTCGCAGCCCGGTCGATGCCGCGATGCGCGTGACCTGGCCGGTGCCGTCGCGCAGGAGGCGCCGCGCCGCGTCGTCGGAGAACCCGCTGTCGTCCACCAGCTGGGTGGACCACACGCAGCCGAGCTGGGCCAGCTTCTCGGCCAGCGTCATGTCGGCGATCAGCGCGTCGATGTCGGTCATGGGCCGCGATCCTTGCAGAGCCCGAGGGCCCCGGATGCGGGCCGTCGGAGCGGAGCGGTCGCGACGGCGCGCCCGCTACGGTGCGCGGCCATGGCCGACGTCGTGATCTTCCACAACCCGAACTGCAGCACCTCGAAGTACGCCGTCGGCGTGGCCGCCGACCTCGGGGTCGACGTCGAGGAGCGCCGCTACCTGCTCAAGGCGCAGCGGCCGACGCGCGACGAGATCGTCGAGCTGCTGGGCGAGCTCGAGGACCCGGCCACCGACCTCGTCCGCCGCGACGCCAACTTCGCCAAGCTCGGGCTGTCCGACGCCGACGTCGCCACCCCCGACCAGGTCGCCGACGTCCTCGCCGAGCACCCGGAGCTGCTGCAACGTCCGGTGCTGGTGAAGGACGGCACGGCGATCATCGGCCGACCCAAGGATCGCGTCGAACCGTTCCTGAAGGGCTGAATCCCGGCGCGTCAGGCGTCGGCGCCGAACACGGTGGCCACGACCGGCTCGATGCAGAGGGCGCCGATCTCGGCAGGGTCCGTGTCGGGCGCGAACACGTGGCGCACGAAGCCGGTGAGCAGCTGCCCGACGATCAGGCGGGCCACCGTGACCGGGTCCTCGACCTCGGGCACGGTCGTCTCGATCCACGCGGTCGTCGCCGGCTCGAGCAGGTCGATCAGCGCCTGGCCGACCGGCAGCACGGTGGCCTCGC includes:
- a CDS encoding glycoside hydrolase family 3 N-terminal domain-containing protein, whose protein sequence is MTDIDALIADMTLAEKLAQLGCVWSTQLVDDSGFSDDAARRLLRDGTGQVTRIAASTGLRPQGLAVFANEIQRFLVEETRLGIPAIIHEESVAGFCARDAVQFPQGIGLGATWDRELLHEVADHIRTEMVAVGARQSLAPVLDIARDPRWGRVEETYGEDPVLAGELGVAYVIGLQGSAELRRPGAVEADADDQPTLQPRARDGVIATGKHFLGYGLPEGGRNHGPVQLGSRELREVFAEPFAAAIRDAGLSSVMNSYSSVDGLPCAGSAMILIELLRGELEFTGTVVADYFAVDLLRTFHRIAPTKGVAAAKALLAGMDVELPALDCYAELPPLVEAGIVPEQIVDAAVRRVLAQKVALGLFEDPFVDSDVAPAAFGTPTGRALARRAAVESIVLLTNDGTVPVDPASLSGRTIAVIGPAADDVRLLQGDYHYPTHLEIIYGGTTDDGGLLPQAGGAFAPGPHYPESVTPLAGIAAALEGTGATVVHERGCATTGDDRSGFDAAVAAAASADVVVCCVGGRSGLVPDATVGEARDAVDLALTGVQEELVEALAATGTPVITVVVSGRVHTLARVEEASAATLLAWVPGQEGGAAIADVVLGVEPPAGRLPVSLPRHVGQLPVHYNHRAGGGSSAFWGDYTDSPTSPLHPFGFGLSTTTVGWSDLVVEAGSTTEPTTATVTVTNTGSRPGVEVVPLFAHDESASVARPDRQLVGFARVPLPVGESRRITFTVHPTRLAFFDDSFDFVCEPGAFRFEVGGWAGAPARTATVDLGGEVQEYRQVQVVATAVHVDER
- a CDS encoding arsenate reductase family protein, whose product is MADVVIFHNPNCSTSKYAVGVAADLGVDVEERRYLLKAQRPTRDEIVELLGELEDPATDLVRRDANFAKLGLSDADVATPDQVADVLAEHPELLQRPVLVKDGTAIIGRPKDRVEPFLKG